The following are from one region of the Verrucomicrobiia bacterium genome:
- a CDS encoding efflux RND transporter periplasmic adaptor subunit, whose product MKSKIVVSAVIVLAVVGGLAGVKALQIRKLIDAGKAYQQPPETVSSAVAHEEKWQRTLTAIGSITAVQGVNVTAEASGNVVEIAFESGAIVAQGDLLVRLDTSSEEAQLRALDAQVELARVNAARVRELRANNTVAQSELDTAEATLKQTQASADAIRAAIAKKTIRAPFAGRLGIRQVNLGEYVDAGKTVIVSLQALSPTYAELSLPQQDLASLKTGMKVRLTTDAYPGRTFDGILTALNPGLDPSTRSIGLQATFENPEQLLRPGMFAQVEVLLPDENDVLVIPAPAVLSAPYGDSVYLIEPATNSSGGLVVRQQFVRTGRARGDFVSVEAGLKPGERVVSSGLFKLRNGMPVVINDEIAPKASEKPQPSDS is encoded by the coding sequence ATGAAATCGAAAATCGTTGTTTCCGCAGTCATCGTCCTGGCCGTGGTGGGCGGACTGGCCGGCGTGAAAGCGCTGCAAATCCGCAAGCTGATTGATGCCGGCAAGGCTTACCAACAGCCACCTGAAACCGTTTCCTCCGCCGTGGCGCATGAGGAAAAATGGCAGCGCACCCTGACCGCAATCGGTTCCATCACCGCCGTGCAAGGCGTCAACGTGACTGCCGAAGCCTCCGGCAACGTGGTGGAGATTGCGTTTGAATCCGGCGCCATCGTCGCCCAGGGCGACTTGTTGGTGCGCCTCGACACGTCATCCGAGGAAGCCCAGTTGCGGGCCCTCGACGCGCAGGTCGAACTGGCCCGGGTGAATGCCGCGCGCGTCCGCGAACTGCGCGCGAACAACACCGTGGCGCAGTCCGAACTCGACACCGCGGAGGCGACCTTGAAGCAGACACAGGCCAGCGCGGACGCCATCCGCGCGGCCATCGCCAAGAAGACCATCCGCGCCCCGTTTGCCGGCCGGCTGGGCATTCGGCAGGTGAATCTGGGCGAGTATGTGGACGCCGGCAAAACGGTGATTGTTTCGCTGCAGGCGCTCTCGCCGACTTACGCCGAGTTATCGCTGCCACAGCAGGACCTCGCCAGTTTGAAGACCGGCATGAAGGTGCGGCTGACAACGGACGCCTACCCGGGCCGGACCTTCGACGGCATCCTGACCGCGCTCAATCCCGGTCTCGACCCCAGCACGCGCAGCATCGGGCTTCAGGCCACGTTTGAGAACCCGGAACAGCTCCTGCGGCCCGGCATGTTCGCCCAGGTGGAAGTCCTGCTGCCGGATGAAAACGACGTGCTCGTCATCCCCGCGCCGGCCGTGTTGAGCGCGCCCTACGGCGACTCGGTGTATTTGATCGAACCCGCCACCAACTCCAGCGGCGGACTCGTGGTGCGGCAGCAGTTTGTCCGCACCGGCCGGGCGCGCGGTGACTTCGTCAGCGTCGAGGCCGGCCTCAAACCGGGCGAACGCGTGGTCAGCTCCGGATTGTTCAAACTCCGCAACGGCATGCCGGTCGTGATCAACGACGAGATCGCGCCCAAAGCCTCCGAGAAACCGCAGCCGTCCGACAGCTAA
- a CDS encoding DUF58 domain-containing protein — protein MGPIFKLLYHGFRLFAAVRNWVWRRFSPAGLGLLTALAIVLPLSFDAENNVAYQALCLLLALLLVALAFGWWLRGRFEIERMLPRFCTVGAPIRYRVSVRNQTPQPQAGLTFIETLADVRPSLAQWIGFQRAEERRLRKIPIWRRHTRNPFRMARVSEVEIPPLPAHQAAEVQVQLTPLRRGLIRFHSATIARTDPLGLFRALKKRPLPQTMLALPKRYFIPAVALPGAMKYQQGGVALASSVGQSDEFVSLRDYRRGDPYRHIHWRSWAKTGKPIVKEYEDEFFVRHALVLDTFCSDPYSEVFEEAVSLAASFACTVQTQESLLDLLFAGTEAYCMTAGRGLARSDHLLEVLASVQANQNHDQFGALEELVLNHAARVSGCICVLIDWDAARQELVRKLRLLGTPLLVLLVVEPGGAKTIEAGPMRDDPEHFHVLECNRMEEGLARL, from the coding sequence GTGGGTCCGATCTTCAAACTGCTTTACCACGGTTTCCGGCTGTTCGCCGCGGTGCGGAACTGGGTGTGGCGGCGGTTCAGCCCGGCTGGTTTGGGATTGTTGACCGCGCTGGCCATCGTGCTGCCCCTGTCGTTCGACGCGGAGAACAACGTGGCCTACCAGGCGCTCTGCCTGCTGCTGGCCTTGCTGCTCGTGGCGCTGGCCTTTGGGTGGTGGCTGCGCGGCAGGTTTGAAATTGAACGGATGCTGCCGCGCTTCTGCACCGTGGGCGCGCCGATCCGCTACCGCGTGAGTGTCCGCAATCAGACGCCCCAGCCGCAGGCCGGCCTGACCTTCATTGAAACCCTGGCCGATGTGCGGCCCTCGCTGGCCCAGTGGATCGGCTTTCAGCGCGCCGAGGAAAGACGGCTGCGCAAAATCCCGATCTGGCGGCGGCATACGCGCAATCCGTTCCGCATGGCCCGGGTGAGCGAAGTGGAGATTCCGCCGCTGCCCGCGCACCAGGCCGCAGAAGTGCAGGTGCAATTGACGCCGCTGCGTCGCGGGCTGATCCGGTTTCACTCGGCAACCATTGCGCGCACGGATCCGCTGGGGCTGTTTCGCGCGCTGAAAAAGCGTCCGTTGCCACAAACCATGCTGGCGCTGCCGAAGCGCTACTTCATTCCAGCCGTGGCGTTGCCGGGCGCGATGAAATACCAGCAAGGCGGGGTGGCGCTGGCGTCTTCCGTGGGGCAGTCCGACGAGTTCGTGTCCCTGCGCGACTACCGGCGCGGGGATCCTTACCGGCACATTCACTGGCGGAGCTGGGCCAAGACCGGCAAGCCCATCGTGAAGGAGTATGAGGATGAATTTTTTGTCCGGCACGCCCTCGTGCTCGACACCTTTTGCTCGGACCCTTACAGCGAAGTGTTTGAGGAGGCAGTGAGCCTGGCCGCCTCGTTCGCGTGCACCGTGCAGACCCAGGAGTCGCTGCTCGACCTGTTGTTTGCCGGAACAGAGGCGTATTGCATGACGGCGGGACGCGGGCTGGCGCGCTCGGACCACCTGCTCGAAGTGCTCGCCTCGGTGCAGGCCAACCAGAATCACGACCAGTTCGGCGCCCTGGAGGAACTCGTGCTGAATCACGCGGCGCGGGTTAGTGGCTGCATTTGTGTGCTGATCGACTGGGATGCCGCGCGTCAGGAACTGGTGCGCAAGTTGCGCCTGCTGGGCACGCCGCTGCTGGTGCTGCTCGTGGTGGAGCCCGGCGGGGCGAAAACCATTGAGGCGGGACCGATGCGCGATGACCCGGAGCATTTTCACGTGCTCGAATGCAACCGCATGGAGGAGGGTCTGGCCCGACTCTGA
- a CDS encoding MoxR family ATPase, with product MTPKTIPAARETFQRIAENIARVMQGQSGSIRKLLAALAAGGHVLLEDSPGTGKTTLAKALARSIDAQFKRVQFTPDLLPSDILGVSIFNQRDHSFQFHEGPIFTNILLADEINRASPRTQSALLEAMGENQVSVDGERRFLPGLFFVIATQNPVEFRGTYPLPEAQMDRFAMEFKLGYVSAGDEVSILTAQAEHHPLDLLKPCVTLDDVLALRRAAQHVRISEELKRYVVDVVGATRSMPGVQLGASPRASIALMKTAQALAMFDGLDFVSPEQVRELASPVIAHRLVMEPQARFSGQTPEGVVNEVIKKIPVPA from the coding sequence ATGACGCCCAAAACCATTCCTGCCGCCCGCGAAACCTTCCAGCGCATCGCCGAAAACATCGCCCGCGTCATGCAGGGACAATCCGGTTCCATCCGCAAACTGCTGGCCGCGCTCGCCGCCGGCGGCCACGTGCTCCTCGAAGATTCGCCCGGAACCGGCAAAACCACGCTGGCGAAGGCGCTGGCCCGGTCCATCGACGCGCAATTCAAGCGGGTGCAGTTCACGCCCGATTTGCTGCCGTCGGACATTCTGGGTGTTTCGATCTTCAATCAGCGGGACCACTCGTTTCAGTTCCATGAAGGCCCCATCTTCACGAACATTCTCCTCGCCGACGAAATCAACCGGGCCTCGCCCCGCACGCAATCAGCGTTGCTGGAGGCGATGGGCGAAAACCAGGTGAGCGTGGATGGTGAACGCCGGTTTCTGCCGGGCTTGTTCTTCGTCATCGCCACGCAAAACCCGGTCGAATTCCGCGGCACCTATCCGCTGCCGGAAGCGCAAATGGACCGCTTCGCCATGGAGTTCAAGCTGGGCTACGTGAGCGCGGGGGACGAGGTGTCCATTCTGACGGCGCAGGCGGAACATCATCCGCTGGATTTGCTCAAGCCGTGCGTCACCCTGGACGACGTGCTTGCCCTCCGGCGGGCGGCCCAGCACGTGCGCATCAGCGAGGAACTGAAACGATACGTCGTGGACGTGGTCGGCGCGACGCGGTCCATGCCGGGGGTGCAACTGGGCGCCAGCCCACGCGCCTCGATTGCGTTGATGAAGACCGCCCAGGCGCTGGCCATGTTTGACGGACTGGATTTTGTCAGCCCGGAGCAGGTGCGGGAACTGGCCAGCCCGGTCATTGCGCACCGGCTGGTGATGGAGCCGCAGGCGCGCTTTTCCGGACAGACGCCCGAGGGTGTGGTGAACGAAGTGATCAAAAAAATTCCGGTGCCGGCTTGA
- a CDS encoding transglutaminase domain-containing protein — protein MIKLPPMLLGATLLFWGWQTDLFGMGCAMAIVLEGARLIRFRWELTDEDFNRLWNLCTLIFIAASVYAFTANQGPAAITRLAEDPNLMTQRLVGETSQRTAASLIRWLPMVFFPFAAALVCSRRDRLKLPVFSLIARRHKRRRPPGPLADRDVNAVWVFFGICLISASITQNDTNTFFIGLAVLLLWALWTRRSRRFGLPVWAISGLLACGIGFLGQQQLSELRRFVENYAPQWPWRWSGRRTSPNETSTAIGQIGKIQSSGRIVIRLEPKDGTPPPGLLRTASYRIYRSPIWAAGNNRSDLGGMATLIPLFPEPKTANWVLRNAPALQKVNIATFLEDGLDLLPLPSGVTRMEELPVFAVKTNGLGMVMAEGPGVVLFDASFGPFGTFDAPPTAEDGPDGVPDREAPALNQVITNLAFPEGASINQKLRTISAYFQDHYTYTTWLGSRDNRRESTNATPLAKFLLQTRRGHCEYFATATVLLLRQLGIPARYAVGWSVQEPAGPGYVVRERHAHAWCLAYYNNQWHDFDTTPASWVEEENRRASPLQFLSDGWNRLKFEFLKWRWGQSNLRDYIWWIVGPMLLFLLYRLLRHKPGQRAKKRQAAEAAATMRLGLDSEFYLVERRLADYGFIRPPGETLGQFLQRAVRDGHVNELQELLLALLALHYRLRFDPLGLTAEEREAMRLRVRETLQHLGNRPKRA, from the coding sequence ATGATCAAACTCCCGCCAATGCTGCTCGGCGCCACGCTCCTTTTTTGGGGCTGGCAAACCGACCTGTTCGGGATGGGCTGCGCGATGGCCATCGTGCTCGAAGGCGCCCGGCTGATCCGGTTCCGGTGGGAGCTGACGGATGAAGACTTCAACCGGCTCTGGAACCTGTGCACCCTGATTTTCATCGCCGCGTCCGTTTACGCGTTCACCGCCAATCAGGGGCCCGCTGCCATCACCCGCCTGGCGGAGGATCCCAATCTCATGACGCAACGGCTGGTGGGGGAAACCAGCCAGCGAACCGCCGCGTCGCTGATTCGCTGGCTGCCGATGGTTTTTTTCCCCTTCGCCGCCGCGCTGGTGTGCAGCCGCCGGGACCGCCTGAAACTGCCGGTCTTCTCGCTGATTGCCCGGCGCCACAAACGGCGCCGCCCGCCGGGACCGCTGGCCGATCGCGACGTGAACGCCGTGTGGGTGTTCTTCGGCATCTGTTTGATTTCAGCCAGCATCACGCAAAACGACACCAACACCTTTTTCATCGGCCTGGCGGTATTGCTGCTCTGGGCGCTGTGGACGCGCCGGTCCCGGCGGTTCGGGCTGCCCGTCTGGGCCATCAGCGGATTGCTCGCGTGCGGGATCGGTTTTCTCGGCCAGCAACAGTTGAGCGAGCTGCGGCGCTTCGTGGAGAATTACGCCCCGCAGTGGCCGTGGCGCTGGAGCGGCCGGCGCACGAGCCCGAATGAAACCAGCACCGCCATCGGCCAGATCGGCAAAATTCAAAGCTCAGGCCGCATCGTCATCCGCCTGGAGCCCAAGGACGGCACCCCGCCGCCCGGCTTGTTGCGCACGGCCAGCTACCGCATTTATCGCAGCCCCATCTGGGCCGCCGGCAACAACCGCTCCGATCTGGGCGGCATGGCCACGCTCATCCCGCTGTTTCCCGAACCGAAAACGGCGAACTGGGTGCTGCGCAACGCCCCCGCCCTGCAAAAGGTCAACATCGCAACGTTTCTGGAGGACGGCCTGGATTTGCTGCCCCTGCCCTCGGGAGTAACCCGCATGGAGGAATTGCCGGTGTTCGCCGTGAAAACCAACGGCCTCGGCATGGTCATGGCCGAAGGTCCCGGCGTGGTGCTGTTCGACGCGTCCTTTGGTCCCTTCGGCACCTTTGACGCACCGCCTACGGCCGAGGACGGACCAGATGGCGTGCCGGACCGGGAAGCGCCAGCCTTGAACCAGGTCATCACCAATCTCGCGTTCCCGGAGGGCGCATCGATCAACCAGAAGCTGCGCACCATCAGCGCGTATTTTCAGGACCACTACACCTACACCACGTGGCTCGGCAGCCGGGACAACCGCCGCGAATCCACCAACGCCACGCCGCTGGCCAAATTCCTCCTCCAAACGCGCCGCGGCCATTGCGAATACTTCGCCACGGCCACGGTCCTGTTGTTGCGGCAGCTGGGCATTCCGGCGCGCTATGCCGTTGGCTGGTCGGTGCAGGAACCCGCCGGCCCGGGTTATGTGGTGCGCGAACGCCATGCCCACGCCTGGTGCCTCGCCTACTACAACAACCAGTGGCACGATTTCGACACCACGCCCGCGTCCTGGGTCGAGGAGGAGAACCGGCGCGCGTCGCCGCTGCAATTTCTCTCGGACGGCTGGAACCGGCTGAAATTCGAGTTTCTGAAGTGGCGTTGGGGCCAGAGCAATCTCCGCGATTACATCTGGTGGATCGTCGGCCCGATGCTGCTGTTCCTGCTTTACCGGCTGTTGCGCCACAAGCCCGGCCAGCGCGCCAAGAAGCGTCAGGCTGCCGAAGCGGCCGCCACCATGCGGCTCGGACTTGATTCGGAATTCTATCTCGTGGAACGGCGGCTGGCCGATTACGGATTCATCCGGCCGCCGGGCGAAACGCTGGGGCAGTTTTTGCAACGCGCCGTGCGCGACGGCCACGTCAACGAGCTGCAGGAACTGTTACTCGCCCTGCTCGCGCTCCACTACCGGCTGCGCTTCGATCCGCTGGGACTGACGGCGGAGGAACGCGAGGCCATGCGCCTGCGCGTCCGCGAAACCCTGCAACATCTCGGCAACCGCCCCAAGCGCGCCTGA
- a CDS encoding ABC transporter ATP-binding protein, translating into MKTSTGRRFRSKLRGVAGICIRNLTKTFRALTAAGGAITAVAGVDLRVTDGQLLTLLGPSGCGKTTLLRLIAGLETPDGGTIVIADMNQADVPPERRDVAMVFQTLALFPHLTARQNLAFGLTLRRLPAPEIEAEVATAAQWLGLTDCLARRPAELSSGQRQRVALGRALIRRPKVLLLDEPFANLDAPLRRELRRELRRLQRELQLTTLLVTHDQAEALALGDQVAVMNQGRVEQVAAPAELRAQPASEFVRGFLDGAAI; encoded by the coding sequence ATGAAAACCTCGACAGGCCGGCGCTTCCGTTCAAAGCTGCGCGGCGTGGCTGGCATTTGTATCCGGAACCTGACCAAGACGTTTCGTGCCTTGACCGCGGCGGGCGGCGCCATCACCGCCGTGGCGGGCGTGGATCTGCGGGTGACCGACGGGCAGTTGCTGACGTTGCTGGGACCGTCGGGTTGCGGCAAAACCACCTTGCTCCGCCTGATTGCCGGGCTGGAGACACCTGATGGCGGCACCATTGTCATCGCGGACATGAATCAGGCCGATGTGCCGCCCGAACGGCGCGACGTCGCAATGGTGTTCCAAACGCTGGCGCTGTTTCCCCACCTGACCGCGCGGCAGAATCTGGCTTTCGGCCTGACCCTACGGCGCCTGCCGGCGCCCGAAATCGAGGCGGAAGTGGCGACTGCCGCGCAATGGCTGGGGTTGACGGATTGCCTGGCGCGCCGGCCGGCGGAATTGTCGAGCGGTCAACGCCAGCGGGTCGCCTTGGGCCGCGCATTGATCCGCCGCCCCAAGGTGTTGTTGCTCGACGAGCCCTTTGCCAATCTCGACGCGCCGTTGCGCCGGGAATTGCGGCGCGAACTGCGGCGGTTGCAGCGCGAACTGCAATTGACCACGCTGCTGGTGACGCATGACCAGGCCGAGGCGCTGGCGCTGGGCGACCAGGTGGCGGTCATGAATCAGGGGCGGGTGGAGCAGGTGGCGGCTCCGGCCGAACTCCGGGCGCAGCCCGCGTCGGAGTTCGTGCGTGGCTTCCTCGATGGGGCGGCGATTTGA
- a CDS encoding glycine cleavage T C-terminal barrel domain-containing protein gives MNQLGLHEFHQGLGATFDVVAGAEVVRDYGDAAAEGAALHGAAGVLDLSFRGRLCVLGADRQRFLNGQVTNNVKELQPGRGCYAALTTNKGRLQSDLHIHCLAEELLLDFEPGLMPVVVERLEKFIVADDVQIVDVAPHYGLLSVQGPRAAAVVTALGLFAALPDQAYRSVRVTDATLGEIYLMNLPRLRAAGFDLFVPVAALGAVADKLIAAARQNGGGACGWAALEAARIEAGIPRFGADMDATNLPQETGIEASAVSYTKGCYIGQEVINRIRSFGQVTRALRGLRLPDDLAALPEHGDKLFHDGKEVGHVTSALASRRLQANVALGYVRKECNAPGTELVWRGAAGEAPVRIVPLPFAA, from the coding sequence ATGAATCAACTCGGGTTGCACGAATTTCATCAAGGCTTGGGAGCGACGTTCGACGTCGTGGCTGGTGCGGAAGTGGTGCGGGATTACGGCGACGCCGCGGCCGAGGGTGCGGCGCTGCATGGTGCGGCGGGCGTGCTGGACCTCAGCTTTCGCGGGCGCCTCTGCGTGCTGGGCGCGGATCGCCAGCGCTTCCTGAACGGCCAGGTGACGAACAATGTGAAGGAGCTTCAGCCCGGCCGGGGCTGTTACGCGGCGTTGACCACCAACAAGGGTCGTTTGCAATCTGATTTGCACATTCATTGTCTGGCGGAGGAACTGTTGCTCGATTTCGAGCCCGGGCTGATGCCGGTCGTGGTCGAGCGGCTCGAGAAATTCATCGTGGCGGACGACGTGCAAATCGTGGATGTCGCGCCGCATTACGGACTGTTGAGCGTGCAGGGCCCGCGGGCGGCGGCGGTGGTGACGGCGCTCGGTTTGTTTGCGGCGCTGCCCGACCAGGCTTATCGCTCGGTCCGCGTGACGGATGCCACGCTGGGTGAGATTTATTTGATGAACCTGCCGCGACTGAGGGCCGCCGGATTTGATTTGTTTGTGCCCGTGGCCGCGCTCGGAGCGGTGGCTGACAAATTGATCGCAGCCGCGCGGCAAAACGGTGGTGGGGCGTGCGGCTGGGCGGCGCTTGAGGCGGCGCGCATTGAGGCGGGCATCCCGCGGTTTGGAGCGGACATGGACGCAACGAATCTGCCGCAGGAAACCGGCATCGAGGCCAGTGCGGTCAGTTACACCAAGGGCTGCTACATCGGGCAGGAAGTCATCAACCGCATCCGCAGCTTTGGCCAGGTGACGCGCGCGCTGCGCGGGCTGCGACTGCCTGATGATTTGGCGGCATTACCCGAACACGGCGACAAGCTGTTTCACGATGGCAAGGAAGTTGGCCACGTGACGAGCGCGCTGGCTTCACGGCGATTGCAGGCCAATGTGGCGCTGGGTTACGTGCGCAAGGAGTGCAACGCGCCGGGCACCGAACTGGTCTGGCGCGGGGCGGCCGGGGAGGCGCCGGTGCGGATTGTGCCGTTGCCCTTTGCCGCGTGA
- a CDS encoding efflux RND transporter permease subunit: MKSFTDIFIRRPVLAIVVNLVILIAGFQAIRSLTVRQYPRSENAVVTVSTVYVGASADLVRGFISTPLERAIAAADGIDYIESSSKLGLSTITVHLKLNYDSTKALAEISSKVDQVRGDLPPEAEVPTLNIESADTKFASAYLSFTSDILQANQITDYLVRVVQPRLTAIEGVQKADILGGRTFAMRIWLKPDRMAALNINPNQVREALAANNFLAAVGQTKGSLVQVNLTANTDLRSAEEFRNLVLRQSGNHLIRLRDVADVVLGAEDYNSEVRFSGERAVFMGIWVLPNANSLDVIKRVRHEMSLIQRDLPTGLTGRVAYDATEYIDDAIHEVLHTLTETLIIVAIVIFLFLGSLRSVLVPLVAIPVSLIGAIFLMQAFGFTLNLLTLLAIVLSVGLVVDDAIVIVENVERHIREGQTPTQAAILGARELVGPVIAMTITLAAVYAPIGLQGGLTGSLFREFAFTLAGAVFISGVVALTLSPVMSAKLIKGGHEEEGLVGRINHGFDRLRNTYAKILDATLSARPAVYFVWIVLSLLTFPMFMMAPKELAPTEDQGIILGVVDAAADATIDQTTFYTDEVNREWMTTPEFERSFQLTFPDNGVGGVVLKPWGQRKRTVFQITPEVQAKVNKIPGIRVLSVTPPALPGGGQFPVEFVIASTAEPDVIMRFANELQQKAAASGMFAFPPIIDTKIDQPETKLVLDRDKVASMGLNMQNVGADLSAMVGGNYVNRFNLAGRSYKVIPQIKRVDRLNPQQLENTYVKGPDGHLVALSTFTKLEKTTTPRALNRFQQFNAVKISGVAVRPLDEALTYLETEARKILPEGYKLDYTGESRQLRVEGSKFLPAFVLALTLIFLVLAAQFNSFRDPLIILLGSVPLAMFGALTFCFLKMPGQNMPFFTNGWTTTLNIYSQVGLVTLVGLVSKNGILIVEFANELQRSGLSKLAAVRRASLTRLRPVLMTSVATVAGHFPLTLVSGAGAAARNSIGIVIVAGMALGTIFTLLVIPSLYMLLAKQHAGEAAGALGRDFQEEAALHAVPAK, from the coding sequence ATGAAGTCGTTCACGGATATTTTCATCCGCCGCCCGGTGCTCGCCATCGTGGTGAACCTGGTGATTTTGATCGCCGGCTTTCAGGCCATCCGCTCGTTGACGGTGCGGCAGTATCCGCGCAGTGAGAACGCCGTGGTCACGGTTTCCACCGTGTATGTTGGTGCCAGCGCGGATCTGGTGCGTGGGTTCATTTCCACGCCGCTTGAACGCGCCATCGCGGCCGCCGACGGCATCGATTACATCGAATCATCCAGCAAGCTCGGCCTCTCCACCATCACGGTTCACCTCAAGCTGAACTATGATTCGACCAAGGCCCTCGCGGAAATCAGCTCCAAGGTGGACCAGGTGCGCGGTGATTTGCCGCCGGAAGCCGAGGTGCCCACGCTGAACATTGAATCGGCGGACACCAAATTCGCCTCGGCCTACCTCAGCTTCACGTCGGACATTTTGCAGGCAAACCAGATCACGGATTACCTGGTGCGCGTGGTGCAGCCGCGCCTCACCGCCATCGAAGGCGTGCAGAAGGCGGACATCCTCGGCGGCCGCACGTTTGCGATGCGCATCTGGCTCAAGCCGGACCGCATGGCGGCGTTGAACATCAACCCCAACCAGGTGCGCGAGGCGCTCGCGGCCAACAACTTCCTCGCCGCCGTCGGCCAGACCAAGGGCTCGCTGGTGCAGGTCAATTTGACCGCGAACACGGACCTGCGCTCGGCGGAGGAATTCCGCAACCTCGTGCTGCGCCAGTCGGGCAACCATCTCATCCGGTTGCGCGACGTGGCGGACGTGGTGCTGGGCGCGGAGGATTACAACTCGGAAGTGCGGTTTTCCGGCGAACGCGCGGTGTTCATGGGCATCTGGGTGCTGCCGAACGCCAACTCGCTGGATGTCATCAAGCGCGTCCGCCACGAAATGAGCCTGATCCAAAGGGATCTGCCCACCGGTCTCACCGGACGCGTCGCCTACGACGCCACGGAATACATCGACGACGCCATCCACGAAGTGCTGCACACACTGACCGAAACGCTGATCATCGTGGCCATCGTCATCTTCCTGTTCCTCGGCTCGCTGCGGTCCGTGCTCGTGCCGCTGGTGGCCATCCCCGTTTCGCTGATCGGCGCGATCTTCCTGATGCAGGCTTTTGGCTTCACCCTGAACCTGCTGACGCTGCTGGCCATCGTGCTCTCGGTCGGATTGGTCGTCGATGACGCAATCGTCATCGTGGAAAACGTGGAACGTCACATCCGCGAAGGGCAGACGCCCACGCAGGCGGCGATCCTTGGCGCGCGCGAACTCGTCGGCCCGGTGATTGCGATGACCATCACGCTGGCCGCTGTTTATGCGCCGATCGGTTTGCAGGGCGGCCTGACCGGGTCGCTCTTCCGCGAATTCGCCTTCACGCTCGCCGGCGCCGTGTTCATCTCGGGCGTGGTGGCGCTGACGCTTTCCCCGGTAATGTCGGCCAAGCTGATCAAGGGCGGCCACGAGGAGGAAGGCCTGGTGGGCCGCATCAATCACGGCTTCGACCGGCTGCGGAACACCTACGCCAAAATTCTGGATGCCACCCTCTCAGCCCGGCCGGCGGTTTATTTCGTCTGGATTGTGCTGAGCCTGCTCACCTTCCCAATGTTCATGATGGCGCCCAAGGAACTCGCGCCCACGGAGGACCAGGGCATCATCCTGGGCGTGGTCGATGCGGCGGCAGACGCCACGATTGACCAGACGACATTCTACACGGACGAGGTCAACCGCGAATGGATGACCACGCCGGAATTCGAACGCAGCTTCCAGCTGACCTTCCCCGACAATGGCGTGGGCGGCGTGGTCCTGAAGCCGTGGGGCCAGCGCAAACGCACGGTGTTCCAGATCACCCCCGAGGTGCAGGCGAAGGTGAACAAGATTCCCGGCATTCGCGTGCTGTCGGTCACCCCGCCCGCGCTGCCCGGCGGCGGCCAGTTCCCGGTGGAATTCGTCATCGCGTCCACGGCCGAGCCGGACGTCATCATGCGCTTTGCGAACGAGCTCCAGCAGAAGGCGGCGGCCAGCGGCATGTTTGCGTTCCCGCCAATCATCGACACCAAAATCGACCAGCCCGAGACAAAGCTCGTCCTCGACCGCGACAAGGTGGCCTCGATGGGCCTGAACATGCAGAACGTCGGCGCCGACCTCTCCGCGATGGTGGGCGGCAATTACGTCAACCGCTTCAACCTCGCCGGCCGCAGCTACAAGGTGATTCCGCAGATCAAGCGCGTGGATCGCCTGAACCCGCAGCAACTGGAAAACACCTACGTCAAGGGGCCGGACGGCCACCTCGTCGCGCTCAGCACGTTCACGAAGCTCGAGAAGACCACGACGCCACGGGCGCTGAACCGCTTCCAGCAGTTCAACGCCGTGAAGATCAGCGGCGTGGCCGTGCGCCCGCTGGACGAGGCGCTGACCTATCTGGAAACCGAGGCGCGAAAGATTCTGCCCGAAGGCTACAAGCTCGATTACACCGGCGAGTCGCGCCAGTTGCGCGTCGAGGGCAGCAAGTTCCTGCCCGCGTTCGTCCTCGCGCTGACGCTCATCTTTCTTGTGCTGGCCGCGCAGTTCAACAGCTTCCGCGACCCGCTGATCATCCTGCTGGGCTCCGTGCCGCTGGCCATGTTCGGCGCGCTGACCTTCTGCTTCCTGAAAATGCCTGGGCAGAACATGCCGTTCTTCACCAACGGCTGGACCACCACGCTGAACATCTATTCCCAGGTCGGTCTCGTGACGCTGGTCGGCCTCGTCTCCAAGAACGGCATCCTGATCGTGGAATTCGCGAATGAACTGCAACGCAGCGGCCTCTCAAAGCTCGCGGCCGTGCGCCGCGCGTCGCTGACCCGGTTGCGGCCGGTGTTGATGACGAGCGTGGCCACGGTGGCCGGCCATTTCCCGCTGACGCTCGTGTCGGGCGCCGGCGCCGCGGCCCGTAATTCCATCGGCATCGTGATTGTGGCCGGCATGGCGCTGGGCACCATCTTCACGCTGCTGGTCATTCCCTCGCTCTACATGCTGCTCGCGAAACAACACGCCGGCGAGGCAGCGGGCGCGCTGGGCCGGGATTTCCAGGAGGAAGCCGCCCTGCACGCGGTGCCGGCGAAGTAA